The Microlunatus antarcticus DNA segment CGTTTGCGGCGGACGGGTCGTAGTAAGGGCTGTTCGGATTGTGCGACTGGGCATGGTGAAGGTTGCCTGCCTCATCTTGATATTGCTTGCCGATCTGGACCCTGTAGGTCTCACCCGACGCGGAGTTTGACCCTGGAGGAGCGGTTCCATCGGGGCCATGAATTCTCATGCGCGCGGTGACGCCAGACTCGTGCTGCCACTTGAATTCCAGCCCGTACTGTGATCCTGCCCCTGGATGTGGCGTCAGCTCACGAACCTCGGCGTGACCGGGGACGACGCTCATCGGGTCAACTCCTCGAAGATCGTATCCTCGAGGGCAGACGTTGTGAACACGGATCCAGGCTTCGTTCGATTGCACATGATAGACGTGCAGCTCGTCGACGTGGAAGTTGTAGACCGTCGCCCCTTCGCCCGTTGGGCTGACGGCAACCACTGACACCTCGCTGCCCTTGGCGTCGACGAGCGCGTCGCCAGGCATGAGCTCGCGGACCGGCACCCAACCTTTGCCCTGCACGAAGAACGGGTGCTCTGAAGTCGACACCACGGCCCCGTCGGTGGTCTCGACCCGCCAGGTCGGGATGTCCTCGTGCACGAAGGTCTCGACGACCTCGCGAGCGTGGGTCTCGCCTGTAGAGGGATCGGCCGCCACGACCTCGTCACCCTTGCGCACGTCCTCGATGGCCTTCGAGGAGCCGTCCCCCATCAGGACCTGCGTTCCGGCCACGAAGCAGCCGGTGACGGCCTCCTCGGTCCGGTTCAACATGCGGGTCGCACCCGACTCGAGGTCGCCGACTGCCGCGCCACCACGAACCGGACCGACGCTGGTCACCGCGCCGATCGTGCTGCTCTTCAGCAGGCCAGCGGGCGTGTGCGGACCGGGACCCACCATGTAACCGGCACCGTTGCTGACCACGCCTTCGGCGACGTTCGCCACCACCTCCTTGGCCCCGGTGCTCAGCGCTGTCTTCGCCAGCAGCCCACCGGCGCCGAAGCCGATCGCCCCGGAGGCTCCGGAAACTGCGACCTGACCCCAGTTGACTTCGCCGGTGGTGGCCTTCTGAATGATCGTGTCGGCCCCCGCCGAGACCAGCATCATGCCCGCAGGGCCCCCGACCCCGGTTGCTATGAGCACTCCGCCGGCGACGACCATCGCGCCGCCGGCCACGTACTCCCAGTTGTTCTTGAACCACTGCCCGGTCGCGCTTGCCGCTGACTTGAGCATGCCGCCGACACCGTTGCTGTCCCGGTACGTCTGGAGCTCTGCATCGGTGACCGGACGCAGTCCGGTGGGATCGACACTGTGCAAGGGGTCGTTGCCCGCGAAGGCGTACGGGTTTCCCGTCGTGCCGGACGCCGCGACCGACTCCAACGGATCGACGGACAGGAAGCCACGAGCGGCCGGGTCGTAGACCCGCGCGCCCATCCACTCCAACCCATCGATCGATACACCGCCAGACGAGCTGATGGCGGCTGCGCCGAGACCACCCAGCTGCACGCCCGCCGAGCCGCTGGCCCATGGATCGGACCCGACAGAACGAGCAGTACGCCATCCCGGCGCCGTCCAGCCAGCGCCGATCCCGGTCACTGGCCCCGCGCTCAGGATGGGGGTGTCACCAGCCAGGACTGGAGCTCCGGCGTAGGCCGCGCTGTCCCAGAAGAATTCTGTCCCGTCCACGCTTGCCAGCTCGCCGAGCGCGTCGGCGTGGATCGTGATCCTGCGGACCCTGTCGCCGTCGTGTCGAACGATGCCGGCTAGATAACCCGTCGGGTTCCACAGGAAGTCCCGTGCTAACCCGTTGTTCGACTCCGCCCGGACCCGTCGGCCGGCGCCGTCGTAGCTGTAATGGGTACGCGTCCCCTGAGCGTCGAGCGTCGTCAGCAGCTGACCGGCAGCGTCGTACACGTGCCGAGTCACCTCGGGACCTGCGCCCCGGCCATTGCGTGTTGCGCCGACCTCGTCTTCGATCGTCTCGGTCAGCAGCCGTCCCGCCGCGTCGTAGGCCCACCGGCCGCTCACCGACCCGATGCCCGCCCGAGTCCGTGACTCCACGGGCTGGCCGGCTCCGTCGTAGGCATACTCCGTCACCGAGCGGTTGACGCCGTCACCCTTGGAGACGCGGGAGATGCGGCCATCGCCGTCGCGGTCGATGGTCGTGCGGGTCGAGCCTTCGCCGTCGGTGATGGTGTGGCCGACGACGAAGCCGTCGCGGTGCTCCCAGGACTGGATTAGCCCACCGGCCAGCGCGGAGATGAGGCGCCCGGCGGCGTCGCGGTCGAAGGCAGCTCTCCCGAGGGCGCTCGAGTCGATCGAGGTGAGGTTGCCGGCGACGTCGTACGCGTAGGCGGTCGTGGTCCCGTCGGGCGTGACCATCGAGGTGCGGCGGCCGTCGGCGTCGTACGCCCATTCGACCGATCGGCCGTCGCGGGTGCGGCGGACGAGCTGCCCGCGACGGTTCCACTCGAGCGCGTGCTCGACGACGGTGCCGTCCTCGCGGGTGGTGTCGACCGTGCGGACGGTCCGGCGGCGCAGGTCGCGGGTGAGGGCGCTGACGGTGCGGCCGTCGACAGCCATGGTCGCGGGGCGGCCGGAGGCGTCGTACGTCCAGGTCGTGCGGCGACCGTCTGGTGACTCCTGCCAGACCTGGCGGCCGCTGGCGTCGTAGCCGGCGCGGGTGGTGCGACCGATGGGGTCGGTCTCGGCGATGCACCGGTTCATGGCGTCGAACTCGCGCAGCGTCACGCCGCCGAGCGGGTTGACGATCTTGGTCGTGCGGCCGTTGGCGTCGTAGACGTAGGTCGTCTCGCCGCCGTTGCCGTCGATCGCGGCGACGAGCTGCCCGGCCGCGTCGTAGCGGAACCGGCGGGTGCCGCTCTGGGCATCGCGCCACTCGACGACCTGACCGGCGAGGTCGTAGGTCCAGCGCGCGGTGCCGACGCCGGGCGCGACGTGCTCGACGATGCGGCCGCAGACGTCGTACGTGGAGCGGGCGACCTCGCCGGTGGGCAGGGTCTGGGTGACTGGGCGGCTGTCGACGTCGTAGCCGATGGTGGTGACCGCGCCGAGCGGGTCGGTCACGGTGACGAGCCGGCCGCAGACGTCGTAGGCGTAGCGGGTCGTCGCGCCCAAGGGGGAGACGACCTCGACCGGACGCCCGGCGGGGTCGCGCCGGATGATCGTGAGCCCACCGTCGGCGTCGAGCGCCTCGACGGGCCGCCCGCAGCGGTCGTAGGTGTAGATCGCGGCGGAGCCGTCGGCCTGGCCGACCTTCGTCAGCCGGCCGAGCGGATCGAAGCCGGTGCGCGTCGAGGCCTCGCCGTCGCCGACCTCGACCTCGTTGGACCCGGCGTCGAGGTTGACGCCGACGCGGACGCCGGTGGCGTCGATCGAGGCGACCGGGTTGCCCGCGCGGTCGTACTCCTGGCGCCAGGTGCCGCCGGTCGGGTCGGTCGTCGCGGTCAGCCGGGAGAGCGCGTCGTGCGCGAACTCCCAACGCGAGCCGTCGGGCAGCTCGACCGAGGCGAGGTTGCCCAGGTCGTCGAGCTGGCGGGTGACGGCTCGGCCGAGGGGGTCGATCGTCGCGGCCTCTTCGCCGTGCGGGCCGTACTCGACGCTGGTGCGCGAGCCGAGCGGGTCGGTCGTCGCGGCGAGGCGGCCGCCGGCGGTGTACTCGTAGCGCCAGACGCCGCCATCGGGGTTGCGACGTTCGGCGAGCAGGCCCGAGGCGGGGTCGTAGGTGTAGGTCGTCGTGTGCCCCGACGGCGTGATCGCCGCCGTGACGCGACCGAGGTCATCGCGCTCGAGGTGGGCGGTGCTGCCGAGGGCGTTGGTGGTGCCGACGAGGTCGCCGTGCGCGTCGTAGGAGAAGCGGACGACGACGTCGGTCGGGTCGACGATCTCGGTGAGCAGACCGTCGGCCCAGGAGAGGCGGGACAGGCCACCCTCGGG contains these protein-coding regions:
- a CDS encoding polymorphic toxin type 30 domain-containing protein — its product is MGLGANAEPVPFDFGAADALVEACRTAASSVDGQAGQRWSLVSTGSTEFKGLFSQLFAQNALTAAGDAGELSSSLRQMADAAQKLADQAREEQQRRDKAKAWQEEHDNRSVGTRIIDAVTGGDDPPFGQPSEPGPVAVAAPPSRPREPMAPAGGSGQRGGGGSTSSAIPKNLHAFASGSADLNGQLQAVPGRLSDAYNTFCMTCHWGSLDANGPINGFRQWLTANAQDVQWATVVANAFKAAGSNGAVSTLSNSAVASALQAHHVNITRNDLTIQPAQAYGAPPTSGYADDPVNTATGNFLEVEADVTFPGAASALTLGRTYNSFDRAEHAFGPGWSSICDAGLTFDETSGLARFTLPDGRQIHFPRLGEGWDRAVGESLWLDRDESGDLLVTGNDGSWWRLTSGGTLLSYGTGPESSRAFITLRGDETGRVNRLEHARGQWISLDWTDARIAAAHTADGRTVSYAYDADGHLLSAAGPTGARTYRWNENGLIAAVVDADGVIEVDNVYDADGRVTSQRSPFGRTTRYVYLPGRTTVVSDEDGTRSNTWLHDDKGRLVGVVDADEQRQSTSYDRWGNRVLLTERDGQTTVHEYDARGRRTRSVTPSGADVTYGYDDLDRVTTVVTEQGAVTEYTYVGDERNPSTILDPEGGLSRLSWADGLLTEIVDPTDVVVRFSYDAHGDLVGTTNALGSTAHLERDDLGRVTAAITPSGHTTTYTYDPASGLLAERRNPDGGVWRYEYTAGGRLAATTDPLGSRTSVEYGPHGEEAATIDPLGRAVTRQLDDLGNLASVELPDGSRWEFAHDALSRLTATTDPTGGTWRQEYDRAGNPVASIDATGVRVGVNLDAGSNEVEVGDGEASTRTGFDPLGRLTKVGQADGSAAIYTYDRCGRPVEALDADGGLTIIRRDPAGRPVEVVSPLGATTRYAYDVCGRLVTVTDPLGAVTTIGYDVDSRPVTQTLPTGEVARSTYDVCGRIVEHVAPGVGTARWTYDLAGQVVEWRDAQSGTRRFRYDAAGQLVAAIDGNGGETTYVYDANGRTTKIVNPLGGVTLREFDAMNRCIAETDPIGRTTRAGYDASGRQVWQESPDGRRTTWTYDASGRPATMAVDGRTVSALTRDLRRRTVRTVDTTREDGTVVEHALEWNRRGQLVRRTRDGRSVEWAYDADGRRTSMVTPDGTTTAYAYDVAGNLTSIDSSALGRAAFDRDAAGRLISALAGGLIQSWEHRDGFVVGHTITDGEGSTRTTIDRDGDGRISRVSKGDGVNRSVTEYAYDGAGQPVESRTRAGIGSVSGRWAYDAAGRLLTETIEDEVGATRNGRGAGPEVTRHVYDAAGQLLTTLDAQGTRTHYSYDGAGRRVRAESNNGLARDFLWNPTGYLAGIVRHDGDRVRRITIHADALGELASVDGTEFFWDSAAYAGAPVLAGDTPILSAGPVTGIGAGWTAPGWRTARSVGSDPWASGSAGVQLGGLGAAAISSSGGVSIDGLEWMGARVYDPAARGFLSVDPLESVAASGTTGNPYAFAGNDPLHSVDPTGLRPVTDAELQTYRDSNGVGGMLKSAASATGQWFKNNWEYVAGGAMVVAGGVLIATGVGGPAGMMLVSAGADTIIQKATTGEVNWGQVAVSGASGAIGFGAGGLLAKTALSTGAKEVVANVAEGVVSNGAGYMVGPGPHTPAGLLKSSTIGAVTSVGPVRGGAAVGDLESGATRMLNRTEEAVTGCFVAGTQVLMGDGSSKAIEDVRKGDEVVAADPSTGETHAREVVETFVHEDIPTWRVETTDGAVVSTSEHPFFVQGKGWVPVRELMPGDALVDAKGSEVSVVAVSPTGEGATVYNFHVDELHVYHVQSNEAWIRVHNVCPRGYDLRGVDPMSVVPGHAEVRELTPHPGAGSQYGLEFKWQHESGVTARMRIHGPDGTAPPGSNSASGETYRVQIGKQYQDEAGNLHHAQSHNPNSPYYDPSAANATHIPWPSQYPGL